Proteins encoded within one genomic window of Acinetobacter sp. WCHA55:
- a CDS encoding pilus assembly protein PilX — MIRQQHGSTLIVVLILLLAITIIGTLAIRQSMVSLNIATNSQAQQLMIQNSDAATFNVEDTNNLLRSLAADGMFGFIRGPENKGKELVFCYRGSRAQFFTLSQASMVYVNDSGNIVNTDQGVSGFCRTGANNANFFTSERRAVMTQVSVSFTNSVSSTPFQDSVRGTDEELSKIQKTDRVIVNTTSLMPTLTSADTDDIDDCLDSHISNSSTNGVANCLSDLNVPFTTHVTEYTLGQAFL, encoded by the coding sequence ATGATTAGACAACAACATGGCTCGACACTCATCGTCGTATTAATCCTTTTATTGGCGATCACTATTATTGGTACATTGGCTATTCGTCAAAGTATGGTGTCATTAAATATTGCAACCAATAGCCAAGCTCAACAACTCATGATTCAAAACTCTGATGCTGCAACGTTTAACGTTGAAGACACAAATAATTTATTACGCAGTTTAGCAGCCGATGGCATGTTTGGGTTTATTAGAGGTCCTGAAAACAAAGGTAAAGAGTTAGTGTTTTGTTATAGAGGCAGCCGAGCTCAATTCTTTACTTTGTCGCAAGCGAGCATGGTCTATGTGAATGACAGTGGCAATATCGTGAATACGGATCAAGGAGTAAGTGGCTTCTGTCGAACAGGTGCGAATAATGCAAACTTTTTTACCAGCGAACGTAGAGCTGTCATGACTCAAGTATCTGTCAGTTTTACAAATTCGGTATCATCTACGCCATTCCAAGACTCAGTTCGTGGCACAGATGAAGAACTGTCTAAAATTCAAAAAACAGATCGAGTGATTGTGAACACGACTTCACTGATGCCTACACTTACTTCAGCAGATACAGATGATATTGATGACTGTTTAGATAGTCATATTAGTAATAGTTCGACGAATGGTGTAGCAAATTGTCTATCGGATTTAAATGTACCTTTTACTACACATGTCACTGAATATACGTTAGGTCAGGCATTTCTTTAA
- a CDS encoding prepilin-type N-terminal cleavage/methylation domain-containing protein: MKIQKGFTLIELMIALALGLIVVAAAAMLFLTGVKSSQVQQGMADLQDNANFGLNYITQDLRLANLDTVEAAMNDALLHGGVVLSQSNLPTGIRANVNATLLSRSNGDAVGSDDEWTGASNVTQNSDQLVIQYKPAQTGGFDCEGREITTVDRMIIQRYFLRADANAGAGEANPLALACDAGNYSDTNLARYGDAGEIIMKRVDHFRVLLNVSNAVGNRRYIGIHEYMALTGTKPRILGVSLGVLARSGQSTGQDVSTAQNNAFVVLDQNVTIGANGNPQGFIRQVVTQEVAIRNALGERD, from the coding sequence ATGAAAATACAAAAAGGCTTTACACTGATTGAACTCATGATTGCACTAGCTCTTGGGCTTATTGTAGTTGCAGCAGCAGCAATGTTGTTTTTGACAGGGGTGAAAAGTAGTCAAGTACAACAAGGAATGGCGGACTTACAAGACAATGCAAATTTTGGTCTTAACTATATCACTCAGGATCTTAGATTGGCCAATTTAGATACTGTTGAAGCTGCAATGAATGATGCCTTACTTCATGGAGGTGTTGTTTTGAGTCAATCCAATCTACCCACAGGAATTCGAGCAAATGTGAATGCTACTTTACTAAGCCGAAGTAATGGTGATGCAGTGGGTAGCGATGATGAATGGACTGGTGCATCGAATGTAACTCAAAACAGTGATCAACTTGTAATTCAGTATAAGCCTGCACAAACAGGTGGTTTTGATTGTGAAGGGCGTGAAATCACGACAGTAGATCGGATGATTATTCAGCGTTATTTTTTGCGGGCAGATGCAAATGCGGGAGCTGGGGAAGCGAATCCTTTAGCTTTAGCATGTGATGCTGGTAACTATAGTGACACCAATCTTGCTCGCTATGGAGATGCTGGTGAAATCATTATGAAACGCGTTGATCATTTTCGTGTATTGCTGAATGTGAGTAATGCTGTTGGTAACCGTCGGTATATCGGTATCCACGAATATATGGCATTGACAGGGACTAAACCGCGTATTTTAGGAGTGAGTTTAGGCGTGCTCGCACGCTCAGGCCAGTCTACGGGCCAAGATGTGTCGACAGCACAAAACAATGCTTTTGTCGTGTTGGATCAAAATGTAACAATTGGAGCCAATGGTAATCCACAGGGTTTTATTCGTCAGGTCGTAACTCAAGAGGTTGCAATACGTAATGCGTTAGGGGAGAGAGACTGA
- the pilV gene encoding type IV pilus modification protein PilV — MITIKKQAGVGLIEVLVALLILAVGVLGFVALQYRAIEASSEGANRVQAINLARDLAEKIRVNREQLGAYATAVAGNATNITNPNCYTAFCTPTQMARFDAALTNLSAQRVGMTVNMFTCPEVSNGRRCIYVAWGDTAATNADGLNNCTTAGAYRDESTCVVMEAY, encoded by the coding sequence ATGATAACTATAAAAAAGCAAGCCGGTGTTGGGTTAATAGAAGTATTGGTTGCCTTGCTGATTCTTGCGGTTGGGGTGCTTGGTTTTGTAGCGTTGCAATATCGAGCAATTGAGGCATCGAGTGAGGGGGCTAACCGTGTACAAGCAATTAATTTGGCAAGAGATTTAGCTGAAAAAATTCGTGTTAATCGTGAGCAGTTGGGCGCGTATGCTACGGCTGTTGCGGGAAATGCAACCAATATCACCAATCCGAACTGTTACACAGCATTTTGTACGCCAACACAAATGGCGCGTTTTGATGCAGCACTTACAAATTTGTCTGCTCAACGGGTAGGGATGACAGTCAATATGTTTACTTGCCCAGAAGTGAGCAATGGTCGAAGATGCATTTATGTGGCATGGGGCGATACAGCTGCAACCAATGCGGATGGTTTAAATAACTGTACCACAGCAGGTGCTTACCGTGATGAATCAACCTGCGTTGTCATGGAGGCCTACTAA
- a CDS encoding GspH/FimT family pseudopilin produces MQNKHKGFTLIELMVTIAIMAIIAMMAAPSFGDMLQRQNLNKSTKELVATLNQARAKAALERREITVELLSADENTDDTLNWMPVGKSSLKSGRATEIVFMPTGLVRDPAANQIIATDTSFEICDASSDPKYSRVVTISKMGTIQQIVEGDCS; encoded by the coding sequence ATGCAAAATAAACATAAAGGGTTCACCTTAATTGAGCTGATGGTGACGATTGCTATTATGGCAATTATCGCGATGATGGCTGCTCCTTCTTTTGGGGATATGTTACAGCGCCAAAATTTAAATAAAAGTACAAAAGAATTGGTTGCTACTTTAAATCAGGCAAGGGCAAAAGCTGCTTTAGAGCGCAGAGAAATTACAGTTGAATTATTGTCTGCGGATGAAAATACTGACGATACGTTGAATTGGATGCCAGTCGGTAAGTCGAGTTTAAAAAGTGGTCGTGCGACAGAAATAGTTTTTATGCCGACAGGCCTAGTGAGAGATCCAGCAGCAAATCAAATCATTGCTACAGATACGAGTTTTGAAATTTGTGATGCATCTTCTGATCCTAAATATTCCAGAGTGGTCACGATATCTAAAATGGGGACGATCCAGCAGATCGTTGAAGGGGATTGTTCATGA